Proteins from a genomic interval of Posidoniimonas polymericola:
- a CDS encoding non-ribosomal peptide synthetase, with protein MRAPQGATHWGLSTLVEVAQWRAQNQAKESAYTFLSGDAEQPATFSYGGLERRARAIAAELQQRGPVGQRVLVVLEPGLDYIATLFGCFFAGAVAVPVYPPDPFRIARTLPRLQAIFKNAECQLLVSSRQWVGSETSLLRQTCPAGAIAIEDLADDAADAWRPFNPAASDLALLQYTSGTTGSPRGVAITYANLQYNLRAMEQLLDVPDAVATFWLPPYHDLGLIGGVFLPLFAGRRTVLMSPLDFVRRPVSWLQTISEYGATTSAAPNFGYELCARKIADEDCEGLDLSSWQVAVSGAEPVRSETLDRFCERFEPYGFRREAFVPAYGMAETTLMVSVGPLTKPPLEREYKARDMAESAVVPRNGKAEPIRRLVGCGPPGPEIDLRIVDPQTRRPTDGVGEIWVRSPGVAAGYWRNPEQTSTAFDAVLSTGEQGFLRTGDLGFLDAGELFVVGRRKETVILGGRNYYPQDIELAIQQRHEAFKADGGAVASLDLEGEERLVVFHEVQRPKRQDLPALCDIVRSVVLEETLQEPHAVVLLPVGELPKTSSGKTRRSQCWPEYESRILTAVYAWEAGQGDKQESVAVTSNAPPATPTESWLSELWQELLDVESVSREDSFFALGGQSLQIIQLLQDVAAKTGKTIAASELFAHSTLAGFAAVVDQASENAARGFQKASPAFLAQPQPLTEPQQRMWMLEQLGLPGGANVPMVLELNGPLDRERLAAALGELVERRQMLRTSFTTVDGEPRQTLHTTAELLLEEIAPPAQPPAIPVDWASNLDFVWRPFELDAAPLARAGVAPLAPDRHLLVLVMHHLICDGVAFEPLTQELAALYSGGDLPAGRFDYWDYLANQDRPSPSGGNAEYWAGRLADAPSAINLPLVTGQAATDPRSIERHTLSLSAEQTAAVTRLATRCSATPFAVYLSALQVLLGRFSGDNEVVVGVAQAGRDAAEARDTLGCFMHAAPILARVGGDQTYDEFLAELRDNVLADLAHAGVPWEQILAAANADRVPGRMPLTQVFFLFESPLSSRPDFDGARIVNAATDYRGLGVYDLTVVVDASGRGADVRLLYDPQLLPSEFVERLAEGYRQLLDSVCAAPAATLSRLEVVSPEQRRKLITAGKGRTDDAPAEHLLASFARHAAYSPAAVAVECSGDAQTYGQLSTRADEITAGLAALGVRRGDRVGLLLTRGVDTLATMLGVWKVGAAYVPLDPSYPPARLGRMVEDCTPALLIADHELAADAPGGAGKVVTLPELLAAGAGKPALRREPQAADAAYVIYTSGSTGNPKGVVVPHRAVANFVRSFGRDLSIVPADRVLAATTISFDISVLELFLPLAAGATVVLADSATVGDGGRLGRLINDANVTLVQGTPSTYRMLLATGWRPTSRQRLLAGGEELTPDLARELAADAGRLWNVYGPTETTIWSTIDEIADVGERVSIGRPIDNTQCYLLDSRQRLVPPGGWGELAIGGAGLADGYYEQEELTAARFPTIELNGGPTRVYLTGDLVRWRSDGRLEFGGRADTQVKVRGHRIELGEIERNLCEHPGVAEAAVVTVDDPLGAALAAYFVDAGGSELSPAELRRWLAESLPEYMLPSAFVSIDEALPRNGSGKLDRKRLPKPEGCLLARSAERVAPSTPLEERLAGWWREVLRLEEVGVHENFFELGGHSLSVMQLTVRIHEHLGVELDLREVYRLPTIAHWAELILAQQVVDADLTEPELLAQIEAMSDEEAVAFLEGLGTGD; from the coding sequence GTGCGCGCCCCCCAAGGGGCGACGCATTGGGGGCTCTCGACCCTGGTCGAGGTCGCCCAGTGGCGCGCGCAGAACCAGGCGAAAGAGTCGGCCTACACCTTCCTGAGCGGCGACGCCGAGCAGCCGGCAACCTTTTCGTACGGTGGGCTCGAACGACGCGCCCGGGCGATCGCGGCCGAGCTCCAGCAGCGCGGCCCCGTGGGCCAGCGGGTGCTGGTCGTGTTGGAACCAGGGCTCGACTACATCGCCACGCTGTTTGGCTGCTTCTTCGCCGGCGCGGTCGCCGTGCCGGTCTACCCGCCCGACCCATTCCGCATCGCCCGCACGCTGCCGCGGCTGCAGGCGATCTTCAAGAACGCCGAGTGCCAGCTGTTGGTGAGCAGCCGCCAGTGGGTCGGCAGCGAGACCAGCCTGCTCCGCCAGACCTGCCCAGCTGGCGCGATCGCGATTGAGGACCTGGCCGATGACGCCGCCGACGCGTGGCGGCCGTTCAACCCAGCGGCGTCCGACCTGGCCCTGCTGCAGTACACCTCGGGGACAACTGGCTCTCCCCGCGGGGTCGCGATCACGTACGCCAACCTGCAGTACAACTTGCGGGCGATGGAGCAGCTGCTCGACGTGCCCGACGCGGTCGCCACGTTCTGGCTCCCACCGTACCATGACCTGGGGCTCATCGGCGGGGTATTCCTGCCGCTGTTCGCGGGCCGTCGGACGGTGCTGATGTCGCCGCTCGACTTCGTGCGGCGTCCGGTGTCGTGGTTGCAGACGATCAGCGAGTACGGCGCCACCACCTCCGCGGCGCCCAACTTCGGCTACGAGCTGTGCGCCCGCAAGATCGCCGACGAGGACTGCGAGGGCCTCGACCTCAGCAGCTGGCAGGTCGCGGTGTCGGGCGCTGAGCCGGTCCGCAGCGAGACCCTCGACCGCTTCTGCGAACGCTTCGAGCCGTACGGCTTCCGCCGCGAGGCCTTCGTACCGGCCTACGGCATGGCCGAGACCACGCTGATGGTGAGCGTCGGCCCGCTGACCAAGCCCCCGCTCGAGCGGGAGTACAAGGCCCGCGACATGGCCGAGTCGGCGGTTGTGCCCCGCAACGGCAAGGCCGAGCCGATTCGGCGACTGGTTGGCTGTGGCCCGCCCGGGCCAGAGATCGACCTGCGGATCGTCGACCCCCAGACCCGCCGCCCGACCGACGGCGTCGGCGAGATCTGGGTCCGCAGCCCAGGCGTCGCGGCAGGGTACTGGCGCAACCCCGAGCAGACCTCGACTGCCTTCGACGCGGTGCTGTCGACCGGCGAGCAAGGTTTCCTCCGCACCGGGGACCTCGGCTTCCTCGACGCGGGCGAGCTGTTTGTGGTTGGCAGGCGGAAAGAGACCGTCATCCTCGGCGGCCGCAACTACTACCCACAGGACATCGAGCTCGCCATCCAGCAGCGGCACGAGGCCTTCAAGGCCGACGGCGGCGCGGTCGCGTCGCTCGACCTTGAAGGCGAAGAGCGGCTGGTCGTGTTCCACGAGGTCCAGCGTCCCAAGCGTCAGGACCTGCCCGCGCTGTGCGACATCGTCCGCTCGGTCGTGCTCGAGGAGACGCTCCAAGAGCCGCACGCCGTGGTGTTGCTACCGGTCGGCGAACTGCCCAAGACCTCCAGCGGCAAGACCCGCCGCTCGCAGTGCTGGCCCGAGTACGAGTCGCGCATCCTGACGGCCGTCTACGCGTGGGAGGCAGGGCAGGGTGACAAGCAAGAGTCGGTCGCAGTCACGTCGAACGCACCGCCGGCGACGCCGACCGAGTCGTGGCTATCCGAGCTGTGGCAAGAGCTGCTGGACGTAGAAAGCGTGTCGCGCGAGGACAGCTTTTTCGCCCTCGGCGGTCAGTCGCTGCAGATCATCCAGCTGCTGCAGGACGTCGCCGCGAAGACCGGCAAGACGATCGCCGCTAGCGAGCTGTTCGCGCACTCGACACTCGCCGGCTTTGCTGCGGTTGTCGACCAGGCAAGTGAAAACGCTGCCCGCGGATTCCAAAAGGCTTCCCCCGCGTTCCTTGCCCAACCGCAGCCGCTTACCGAGCCTCAGCAGCGGATGTGGATGCTCGAGCAGCTTGGACTGCCGGGGGGCGCGAACGTGCCGATGGTGCTGGAGCTCAACGGCCCGCTGGACCGCGAACGCCTTGCCGCGGCGCTCGGAGAGCTCGTCGAGCGGCGGCAGATGCTCCGCACCTCGTTCACGACCGTGGACGGCGAGCCGCGGCAAACGCTCCACACCACGGCAGAGCTCCTGCTCGAAGAGATCGCCCCGCCGGCCCAGCCGCCAGCGATCCCGGTCGATTGGGCCAGCAACCTCGACTTCGTCTGGCGCCCGTTTGAGCTTGACGCGGCTCCGCTCGCCAGGGCGGGAGTCGCGCCGCTCGCGCCGGACCGCCACCTGCTAGTGCTGGTGATGCATCACCTGATCTGTGACGGCGTGGCGTTCGAGCCGCTGACGCAGGAGCTGGCGGCCCTGTACTCTGGCGGCGATTTGCCGGCCGGCCGGTTCGATTACTGGGATTACTTAGCGAATCAGGATCGCCCCTCCCCGTCGGGCGGAAACGCCGAATACTGGGCCGGACGACTCGCCGACGCGCCATCCGCCATTAACCTGCCGCTGGTCACGGGCCAGGCGGCGACCGACCCCCGATCGATTGAGCGTCACACGCTCTCCCTTTCGGCCGAGCAAACCGCGGCGGTCACGCGGCTGGCGACCCGCTGCTCGGCCACGCCGTTTGCTGTCTACCTGTCGGCGTTGCAGGTCCTGTTGGGGCGGTTCAGCGGCGACAATGAGGTAGTCGTCGGCGTCGCCCAGGCGGGACGCGACGCGGCCGAGGCCCGCGACACGCTCGGCTGCTTTATGCACGCCGCGCCGATCCTCGCACGGGTCGGCGGCGACCAGACGTACGACGAGTTCCTCGCCGAGCTCCGCGACAACGTGCTGGCCGACCTCGCGCACGCCGGCGTCCCTTGGGAGCAGATCCTGGCCGCGGCAAACGCCGATCGCGTTCCGGGACGGATGCCGCTGACCCAGGTGTTCTTCCTGTTCGAGAGCCCGCTTTCCTCACGCCCCGATTTCGATGGCGCACGAATCGTCAACGCGGCGACCGACTACCGCGGCCTGGGCGTGTACGATTTGACGGTGGTTGTGGACGCCTCTGGGCGTGGCGCCGACGTCCGCCTGCTGTACGACCCGCAGCTGCTTCCGAGCGAGTTTGTCGAACGCCTTGCCGAGGGTTACCGCCAGCTGTTGGACTCGGTCTGTGCGGCCCCTGCGGCCACCTTGTCGAGACTCGAGGTAGTCAGCCCGGAGCAGCGGCGTAAGCTGATCACTGCGGGCAAGGGGCGCACCGACGACGCGCCGGCAGAGCACCTACTGGCGTCCTTCGCCCGGCACGCGGCCTATTCGCCTGCGGCGGTGGCCGTCGAGTGTAGCGGCGATGCCCAAACCTACGGGCAGCTCAGCACCCGCGCCGATGAGATCACCGCGGGGCTTGCCGCCCTGGGCGTGCGGCGTGGCGACCGAGTGGGTCTGCTGCTGACCCGTGGTGTCGACACGCTTGCCACGATGCTCGGCGTCTGGAAGGTGGGGGCCGCCTACGTGCCGCTCGACCCCAGCTACCCGCCCGCACGGCTCGGCCGGATGGTCGAGGACTGCACGCCGGCGCTGCTGATTGCCGACCACGAGCTCGCCGCCGACGCCCCGGGCGGCGCCGGCAAGGTAGTCACGCTGCCAGAGCTGCTGGCAGCGGGCGCGGGCAAGCCGGCGCTACGACGAGAACCTCAAGCGGCCGACGCCGCCTACGTTATCTATACCTCCGGCTCGACCGGCAACCCGAAGGGCGTTGTCGTGCCGCACCGCGCGGTCGCCAACTTCGTCCGCTCGTTCGGCCGCGACCTGAGTATCGTTCCGGCCGATCGAGTGCTGGCCGCGACCACGATTTCGTTCGACATCTCGGTGCTCGAGTTGTTCCTGCCGCTGGCTGCCGGCGCGACGGTAGTGCTGGCCGACTCGGCGACCGTCGGCGATGGGGGGCGGCTCGGCCGACTCATCAATGATGCGAACGTCACACTGGTGCAGGGCACCCCGTCGACCTACCGCATGCTGCTGGCGACCGGTTGGCGGCCAACGAGCAGGCAGCGGCTGCTAGCGGGCGGCGAAGAGCTGACGCCGGACCTCGCACGCGAACTCGCGGCCGACGCCGGTCGACTTTGGAACGTCTACGGACCGACCGAGACCACCATCTGGTCGACGATCGACGAGATCGCCGACGTCGGCGAGCGGGTGTCGATCGGCCGCCCGATCGACAACACGCAGTGCTACCTGCTCGACAGCCGCCAGCGGCTGGTCCCGCCCGGCGGGTGGGGCGAATTGGCGATCGGCGGCGCCGGGCTGGCCGACGGCTATTACGAGCAGGAAGAGCTCACGGCCGCCCGCTTCCCTACGATCGAGCTAAACGGCGGGCCGACCCGGGTCTACCTGACGGGCGACCTGGTCCGCTGGCGTTCCGACGGGCGGCTGGAGTTCGGCGGGCGGGCGGACACGCAGGTCAAGGTCCGCGGCCACCGCATTGAGCTCGGTGAAATTGAACGCAATCTCTGCGAGCACCCCGGCGTGGCCGAGGCGGCGGTCGTCACGGTTGACGACCCGCTCGGCGCCGCGTTGGCCGCGTACTTCGTTGACGCGGGCGGGTCCGAACTCTCCCCGGCAGAGCTGCGTCGTTGGCTGGCCGAGTCGCTGCCGGAGTATATGCTTCCGTCCGCCTTCGTGTCGATCGACGAGGCGCTGCCACGCAATGGCAGCGGCAAGCTCGACCGCAAGCGACTGCCGAAACCCGAGGGCTGCCTGCTGGCTCGGTCGGCCGAGCGTGTCGCGCCGAGCACGCCGCTCGAGGAGCGGCTGGCCGGCTGGTGGCGCGAGGTGCTACGGCTCGAGGAGGTGGGCGTCCACGAAAACTTCTTCGAGCTCGGCGGGCACTCGCTGTCGGTGATGCAGCTGACGGTGAGGATCCACGAGCACCTGGGCGTTGAGCTCGACCTGCGGGAGGTCTATCGCCTGCCGACCATCGCCCACTGGGCTGAGTTGATCCTCGCTCAGCAGGTAGTCGATGCCGATCTGACCGAACCCGAGCTGCTCGCCCAGATCGAGGCGATGTCCGACGAAGAAGCGGTCGCGTTTCTAGAGGGACTCGGAACAGGGGATTGA